In one Nocardia tengchongensis genomic region, the following are encoded:
- a CDS encoding benzoate/H(+) symporter BenE family transporter — translation MSTSVTGTAQVESPPAAGLGQPIGAGIVTALVGFTSSFAVVLAGLTAMGATSAQAASGLLAVCVTQAVGMIVLSRRYRMPITLAWSTPGAALLASTGAVAGGWAAAVGAFAVVGGLIVLTGFWDRLGALIAAIPVEIAQAMLAGVLLPLCLAPVKALPVSPAVVVPVIVTWLVLQRFAPRWSVLAAFAVAAVGSSIDIAVHHRRLDLPAMVPRLEWTVPHWSWQAMIGVAVPLYVVTMAAQNIPGTAVMRTFDYRVPWRAAMTVTGLGTMLGAPAGGHAINLAAISAALSAAPSAHPDPKRRWIAACTAGCAYLVLALASGALVMLVAAAPKGVLETVAGLALIATLASALTAALTPAAHRSAAALTFLVAASGIALLGIGAAFWALVAGLVVRWFLPPVAS, via the coding sequence ATGAGCACCAGCGTCACCGGCACCGCGCAGGTCGAGAGCCCACCGGCGGCGGGCCTCGGCCAGCCCATCGGAGCCGGAATCGTCACCGCGCTGGTCGGATTCACCAGTTCGTTCGCCGTGGTGCTGGCCGGACTGACCGCGATGGGCGCGACTTCGGCGCAGGCCGCGTCGGGACTGCTGGCAGTCTGCGTGACCCAGGCGGTCGGCATGATCGTGCTGAGCCGGCGCTACCGGATGCCGATCACGCTGGCCTGGTCCACGCCCGGCGCGGCGCTGCTGGCGAGCACCGGTGCGGTGGCGGGCGGCTGGGCGGCCGCGGTGGGCGCGTTCGCGGTGGTGGGCGGACTCATCGTGCTGACCGGATTCTGGGACCGGCTGGGCGCGCTGATCGCCGCGATTCCGGTGGAGATCGCGCAGGCCATGCTCGCCGGCGTGCTGTTGCCGCTGTGCCTCGCGCCCGTGAAGGCACTGCCGGTGAGCCCGGCGGTGGTGGTGCCGGTCATCGTGACCTGGCTTGTGCTGCAACGCTTCGCGCCGCGCTGGTCGGTGCTGGCCGCGTTCGCCGTAGCGGCCGTCGGTTCGAGCATCGACATCGCCGTGCACCATCGTCGCCTGGACCTGCCCGCCATGGTGCCGCGCCTGGAATGGACTGTGCCGCACTGGAGTTGGCAGGCCATGATCGGCGTCGCGGTGCCGTTGTACGTGGTGACCATGGCCGCGCAGAACATTCCGGGAACCGCGGTGATGCGCACCTTCGACTATCGGGTGCCGTGGCGCGCGGCCATGACGGTCACCGGCCTGGGCACCATGCTCGGCGCGCCCGCCGGCGGCCACGCCATCAACCTGGCGGCCATCAGCGCCGCGCTCTCGGCGGCCCCGTCGGCCCACCCCGATCCGAAGCGCCGCTGGATCGCGGCGTGCACGGCGGGCTGCGCCTACCTGGTGCTCGCGCTGGCGTCCGGAGCGCTGGTCATGCTGGTCGCAGCCGCCCCCAAAGGTGTGCTGGAAACCGTTGCGGGCCTTGCCCTCATCGCGACTCTCGCGAGTGCGCTGACCGCCGCCCTCACCCCTGCCGCCCATCGCTCCGCGGCCGCCCTCACCTTCCTGGTGGCAGCCTCCGGCATCGCACTGCTCGGCATCGGCGCGGCCTTTTGGGCCCTGGTCGCGGGCCTGGTCGTCCGCTGGTTCCTGCCCCCGGTCGCATCCTGA
- a CDS encoding Lrp/AsnC family transcriptional regulator — protein sequence MSSREPNAVPLDATDARLLLELVANPRATGVELAARLGLSRNTVQARLARWESSGVLASFERRVDPRALGYSLAAFVAVVVDQHRLDSVAAELAEIPEVTEVCGMTGPTDLTVRVVAADAEDLYRVAGSILKIPGVERTNMALVMQSLVGPRITPLLDRLAAGGGA from the coding sequence ATGAGCAGCAGGGAGCCCAATGCCGTCCCGCTCGACGCGACCGATGCCCGGCTGTTGCTGGAACTGGTCGCCAACCCGCGCGCGACCGGTGTCGAACTGGCCGCCCGGCTGGGGCTGTCCCGCAATACCGTGCAGGCTCGGCTGGCCCGCTGGGAGTCGAGCGGGGTGCTGGCCAGTTTCGAGCGCCGGGTCGATCCGCGGGCGCTGGGGTACTCGCTGGCGGCCTTCGTCGCGGTCGTGGTGGACCAGCATCGGCTCGATTCCGTGGCCGCCGAACTCGCCGAGATCCCGGAGGTCACCGAGGTCTGCGGCATGACCGGGCCGACCGATCTGACGGTCCGGGTGGTGGCCGCGGACGCGGAGGATCTGTACCGCGTGGCCGGCAGCATCCTGAAGATTCCCGGGGTGGAGCGCACCAATATGGCGCTGGTCATGCAGTCGCTGGTGGGGCCGCGCATCACGCCGCTGCTGGATCGCCTGGCCGCCGGCGGCGGGGCGTAA
- the pdhA gene encoding pyruvate dehydrogenase (acetyl-transferring) E1 component subunit alpha, protein MPEKNTYPVQLIQPDGHRVHDRVHAPLVADIDGTRLRALYTDMVVARRIDTEATALQRQGQLGLWPPLLGQEAAQIGSAHALAPDDYVFCSYREAGVAYCRGVAPEDLTRLWRGVAHSCWDADAVRMTNPAIVVGSQGLHATGYAYAAHLEGAEIATIAYFGDGATSQGDIAEALGFAATWSAPVVFFCQNNHWAISAPVRVQSATPIARRALGYGLPGVQVDGNDVLAVLAVTREALRRARAGGGPSFIEAITYRMGPHTTADDPTRYRDAAELELWQRRDPIDRMRRLLEREDLWDGDFERSVTARADDVAARLRTATLTMPDPEPDQLFDHVYATPHRLIEEERREYAAYLEGVGR, encoded by the coding sequence ATGCCCGAGAAGAACACCTATCCGGTGCAGCTCATTCAGCCCGACGGCCACCGCGTCCACGATCGCGTGCACGCCCCGCTGGTCGCCGACATCGACGGCACCCGCCTGCGGGCCCTGTACACCGACATGGTCGTGGCCCGGCGCATCGACACCGAGGCCACCGCCCTGCAACGACAGGGCCAGCTCGGACTGTGGCCGCCGCTGCTCGGCCAGGAGGCCGCGCAGATCGGCTCCGCCCACGCCCTCGCGCCCGACGACTACGTGTTCTGCAGCTACCGCGAGGCCGGCGTCGCCTACTGCCGCGGCGTCGCCCCCGAGGACCTCACCCGGCTCTGGCGCGGGGTCGCGCACTCCTGCTGGGACGCCGACGCCGTGCGGATGACCAATCCCGCGATCGTGGTCGGCTCGCAGGGCCTGCACGCCACCGGCTACGCCTACGCCGCGCACCTGGAGGGCGCCGAGATCGCCACCATCGCCTACTTCGGCGACGGCGCGACCAGCCAGGGCGATATCGCCGAGGCGCTGGGCTTCGCGGCGACCTGGTCGGCGCCGGTGGTGTTCTTCTGCCAGAACAACCACTGGGCGATCAGCGCGCCGGTGCGGGTGCAGAGCGCCACCCCGATCGCGCGCCGCGCCCTCGGCTACGGCCTTCCCGGCGTCCAGGTCGACGGCAACGACGTGCTCGCCGTGCTGGCCGTGACCCGCGAGGCACTGCGGCGCGCCCGCGCGGGCGGCGGACCCAGTTTCATCGAGGCCATCACCTACCGGATGGGCCCGCACACCACCGCCGACGACCCCACCCGCTACCGCGACGCCGCCGAACTCGAACTCTGGCAGCGCCGCGACCCCATCGACCGGATGCGGCGGCTGCTCGAACGAGAAGACCTGTGGGACGGCGACTTCGAGCGGTCGGTGACCGCCCGCGCCGACGATGTCGCGGCCCGCCTGCGCACCGCCACCCTCACCATGCCCGACCCGGAACCCGACCAGCTCTTCGACCACGTGTACGCCACCCCGCATCGGCTGATCGAGGAAGAACGCCGCGAGTACGCGGCCTACCTTGAGGGAGTCGGACGATGA
- a CDS encoding dihydrolipoamide acetyltransferase family protein, translating into MEFRLPDLGEGLADAELVSWAVAIGDTVTLNQVIAEVETAKAQVALPSPYAGTVVELLAQPGDTVPVGAPLIRIAVTAQAPAATANGTAQPSGTTTETPAERQAVLVGYGPDTEPVSRRAARGKNGDAPGVSSRRGMGSDGPEGLGSSAPAGRPAATPAARKLAREIGIDLSAVIGTGPQGAVTVEDLHGMRPEALGTGHIPIHTPPPATLAALPVTPVAPEVTPMHPAPGGRAVPAERETRTPISGIRKRTAAAMVSSAQHIPQASTFVTTDFTASIELLEHLRTTAGFTGLTLTPLALVARAVLAALTEFPEINARWDEANQEIVTKHYVNLGFAVATERGLLVPNLKEAQGFTLRDLCLEIAGAAAKARTGTATPADLTGGTFTITNVGVFGVDAGVPLVNPGEGAILCLGSIRKRPWVHRDELAVRWVTTLGMSFDHRMIDGEQGSRFLASVAALLEDPLTLLGRV; encoded by the coding sequence ATGGAATTCCGTTTGCCCGATCTCGGGGAGGGCCTCGCCGACGCGGAATTGGTGTCGTGGGCGGTCGCGATCGGCGACACCGTCACGCTGAACCAGGTGATCGCGGAGGTCGAGACGGCCAAGGCCCAGGTGGCGCTGCCCAGCCCCTACGCGGGCACGGTCGTGGAACTGCTGGCCCAGCCCGGCGACACCGTGCCCGTCGGCGCCCCGCTGATCCGCATCGCGGTGACCGCGCAGGCCCCGGCCGCCACGGCGAACGGCACCGCGCAGCCGAGCGGCACGACCACGGAGACACCGGCCGAACGGCAGGCCGTGCTGGTCGGTTACGGACCCGACACCGAACCGGTGTCCCGCCGGGCCGCCCGCGGGAAGAACGGTGACGCACCCGGTGTTTCGAGCCGGCGCGGCATGGGCTCGGACGGTCCGGAAGGGCTCGGCAGTTCGGCCCCGGCCGGACGGCCCGCCGCCACGCCCGCCGCCCGGAAACTGGCCCGCGAGATCGGGATCGACCTGAGCGCGGTGATCGGCACCGGCCCGCAGGGCGCGGTCACCGTCGAGGACCTGCACGGCATGCGGCCCGAAGCGCTGGGCACCGGTCATATCCCGATCCACACCCCGCCGCCCGCCACCCTCGCCGCGCTGCCCGTGACCCCGGTCGCGCCCGAGGTGACACCGATGCATCCGGCGCCGGGCGGCCGCGCCGTCCCCGCCGAGCGCGAGACCCGCACCCCGATCAGCGGGATCCGCAAGCGCACCGCCGCCGCCATGGTGTCCAGCGCCCAGCACATTCCGCAGGCCAGCACCTTCGTGACCACGGACTTCACCGCGTCCATCGAACTGCTCGAGCATCTGCGCACCACGGCCGGCTTCACCGGGCTCACCCTCACCCCGCTGGCGCTGGTGGCCCGCGCCGTACTCGCGGCGCTCACCGAGTTCCCGGAGATCAACGCGCGCTGGGACGAGGCGAATCAGGAGATCGTCACCAAGCACTACGTGAACCTGGGCTTCGCGGTCGCCACCGAGCGCGGGCTGCTGGTGCCCAATCTCAAGGAGGCGCAAGGGTTCACGCTGCGCGACCTGTGCCTGGAGATCGCCGGGGCGGCCGCCAAGGCGCGCACCGGCACCGCCACCCCCGCCGACCTGACCGGCGGCACCTTCACCATCACCAATGTGGGCGTGTTCGGCGTGGACGCCGGTGTGCCGCTGGTGAATCCGGGCGAGGGGGCGATCCTGTGCCTGGGCTCCATCCGCAAACGGCCGTGGGTGCATCGCGACGAACTGGCGGTGCGCTGGGTGACCACCCTGGGCATGAGCTTCGACCACCGGATGATCGACGGCGAACAGGGATCGCGGTTCCTGGCGAGCGTGGCCGCCCTGCTGGAGGATCCGCTGACCCTGCTGGGCCGGGTCTAG